A DNA window from Helianthus annuus cultivar XRQ/B chromosome 15, HanXRQr2.0-SUNRISE, whole genome shotgun sequence contains the following coding sequences:
- the LOC110911818 gene encoding uncharacterized protein LOC110911818, with the protein MIASLSKALLCLPSDDKSDNNNGKDEKKTTFILEDLQHHQIYVTLWGCYADQILDFEKNNKDEKNVVVVVQFGKYRFWGGNMYVSNLYNVTRVLINSEVKEIMDFKKRFIERLSPEISSSYSGLSSPVVKTVTEEFLSDLTFYPIGSLNSIDTTRFVVIVGTIKSFASNNEWFYNACTTCNKKVSTTTVVKQKQDGTDGVEEVTVLECKTDVCNTKNVSSVPRIRLYIRVQDCTGIVSLTLFEREVTKLLKVNANQLLDNNIELANEGSFPNELNSLLNMKFAFKIAVSSFNITKKSDGYSVSKMTNNPVVLSELDKHFDTIQPIDEEAFSVEPSDSNRTEDLPVKDSISQTGDDVTPSSNVFKVGFTTSFDQKDADLDTNSERDLKRNLDTVYDVDAVSSQSSSKMRKDGGVDEVILIPNKEA; encoded by the exons ATGATAGCAAGTCTTTCAAAAGCCCTATTG TGTCTTCCGTCAGATGATAAGAGTGATAATAATAACGGCAAAGACGAGAAGAAGACAACCTTTATTTTGGAAGATTTGCA ACACCATCAGATTTACGTCACGTTATGGGGTTGTTATGCTGATCAGATTTTGGATTTTGAGAAAAACAATAAGGACGAAAAGAatgttgtggttgttgttcagTTTGGGAAGTACAGATTTTGGGGAG GTAATATGTATGTCTCAAATTTGTATAATGTAACTCGAGTCTTGATAAACTCTGAGGTGAAAGAGATAATGGATTTCAAGAAAAG ATTTATCGAGAGACTTTCTCCCGAGATTTCTTCCAGTTATTCTGGCTTAAGTTCTCCTGTTGTGAAGACTGTCACTGAAGAGTTCCTATCTGACTTGACGTTTTATCCCATTGGGTCGTTAAACTCAATAGATACG ACGAGGTTTGTTGTCATTGTTGGCACTATCAAGAGTTTTGCATCGAACAATGAGTGGTTTTACAACGCCTGCACAACCTGCAACAAAAAGGTTTCAACAACTACTGTTGTTaaacagaagcaggatggtacTGATGGTGTTGAAGAGGTCACTGTCTTGGAATGCAAGACTGATGTTTGTAATACAAAGAACGTTTCATCAGTTCCAAG AATTAGGCTTTATATACGTGTGCAAGATTGTACTGGTATTGTTAGCCTGACATTGTTCGAGCGTGAGGTGACAAAGCTTTTGAAGGTTAATGCTAATCAGCTTTTAGACAACAACATTGAA TTAGCAAACGAAGGAAGTTTTCCAAATGAGCTTAATTCTTTACTCAATATGAAGTTTGCGTTCAAGATTGCTGTTTCTTCTTTTAACATTACCAAAAAGTCTGATGGCTACTCAGTCTCCAAGATGACTAATAACCCTGTCGTTTTATCGGAGCTTGATAAACATTTTGACACTATTCAG CCTATTGATGAAGAAGCCTTCAGTGTCGAACCATCTGATTCAAATCGTACTGAAGATTTGCCTGTTAAG gATTCCATATCCCAAACGGGAGACGATGTAACCCCTAGCTCGAATGTttttaaagttggctttacaacATCGTTTGATCAGAAGGATGCTGACTTGGATACGAACAGCGAACGTGACTTGAAGCGCAATTTGGATACCGTGTATGACGTGGATGCTGTTTCTTCCCAGTCTTCATCAAAGATGCGTAAAGACGGTGGTGTCGATGAAGTTATTCTGATTCCAAATAAAGAAGCTTAG
- the LOC110909749 gene encoding uncharacterized protein LOC110909749 has product MGDSSSSYRAPWFCREMSQADQVIMAIPDDVASKLWGVDKGPTNVTIHTEDGSVFNVFLSASKGKIFFFNGWSNVVIHLGLTKGCLVVFNPLDPTTFKLTSFIDGVSRGSFWTYMLSPSCNFYDIPQSTLPKSYDYSSNDVTSTVMIDNKTFNVSIVTYDGKVGFTVGMDVIVSLFQLEVGCLLLFTKGFGHFFYLKVFGKNGVEINYPDVDADEAEVPPLDAENEPDEHIDGCVTKFVRMAGEDYFIFLQQCRESLILFHARLDLMKA; this is encoded by the exons ATGGGTGATAGTTCATCAAG TTACAGAGCACCCTGGTTCTGTAGGGAAATGAGTCAAGCAGACCAAGTTATTATG GCCATACCAGATGACGTTGCGTCTAAACTATGGGGTGTTGACAAAGGCCCTACTAATGTTACGATACACACTGAAGATGGCAGTGTCTTTAATGTTTTTTTAAGCGCTTCTAAAGGgaagatatttttttttaatggtTGGTCCAATGTTGTAATACACTTGGGACTAACCAAAGGGTGTTTGGTAGTTTTTAATCCACTAGATCCTACAACTTTTAAATTAACAAGTTTCATTGATGGGGTTAGTCGTGGCTCTTTCTGGACATATATGCTATCTCCGTCATGTAATTTTTAT GACATCCCTCAAAGTACTTTGCCCAAAAGTTACGATTATTCCTCAAATGACGTAACCTCTACTGTAATGATAGACAACAAAACATTTAACGTTTCTATTGTAACATACGACGGTAAAGTCGGTTTTACCGTTGGTATGGACGTAATTGTTAGTCTGTTTCAGTTGGAGGTtggttgtttattgttatttactAAAGGTTTTGGTCATTTTTTCTATTTAAAAGTTTTTGGAAAAAACGGTGTTGAAATCAATTATCCTGATGTAGATGCTGATGAG GCTGAAGTTCCACCCTTAGATGCTGAAAACGAACCTGATGAACACATAGATGGTTGTGTTACAAAGTTTGTTCGTATGGCTGGTGAAGATTATTTT ATATTTTTACAACAATGCAGAGAATCCCTGATCCTGTTTCACGCAAGGCTAGACTTGATGAAGGCTTAA